A window from Streptomyces subrutilus encodes these proteins:
- a CDS encoding diaminopimelate decarboxylase: MTSERLPHTGARTGPDAATGTGSDAGTGAGAVGGAGAAAVARRRDLAVRAAVAGGLLEREPLVCLLDVDGIRASAAELTAAFAAALPPGTPVLHAFAVKAAPLVPVLRLLARAGLGCEAAGPGELALARAAGVAPERIVLDSPAKTAGELRAALDLGVAVNADSRQELARLDGLVAAAPTASPVGVRINPQTGAGAIAALSTATATSKFGIALRDPGAREWLVRAFLDRPWLTRLHVHSGSQGVPLPLMAQGVRELHALAEEVNAAAGRRQVDTLDIGGGLPVDFASDAAGPAYAAYAAALRGAVPALFDGSYGLVTEFGRSLLARHGLVLARVEYTKTTGGRPIAVTHAGVQVATRTVYAPAVWPVRVLPYDARGAPKTGEAVAQDVAGPACFAGDLLATARELPRLEPGDLIGVPDTGAYFFTAPYGYNSLPRPGVHGWATGPDGAVRFALARPAQDEASLVAEAGGAHRDALL; encoded by the coding sequence ATGACCTCCGAGCGGCTCCCGCACACCGGCGCCCGCACCGGGCCCGACGCGGCCACCGGCACCGGCAGCGATGCCGGGACCGGTGCCGGGGCGGTGGGCGGCGCCGGGGCGGCCGCCGTCGCCCGCCGCCGGGACCTCGCCGTGCGGGCCGCCGTCGCCGGGGGCCTGCTGGAGCGCGAGCCCCTGGTCTGCCTGCTCGACGTGGACGGCATCCGCGCCTCCGCCGCCGAACTGACCGCCGCCTTCGCGGCCGCGCTGCCCCCGGGCACCCCGGTGCTGCACGCCTTCGCCGTCAAGGCCGCCCCGCTCGTCCCGGTGCTGCGCCTGCTCGCCCGCGCCGGCCTCGGCTGCGAGGCCGCCGGGCCCGGCGAGCTCGCACTGGCCCGGGCCGCCGGGGTGGCCCCGGAGCGCATCGTCCTGGACTCGCCCGCGAAGACGGCCGGCGAGCTGCGCGCGGCCCTGGACCTCGGCGTCGCCGTCAACGCCGACAGCCGCCAGGAGCTGGCGCGCCTCGACGGCCTGGTCGCGGCGGCCCCCACCGCGTCCCCGGTCGGCGTACGGATCAACCCCCAGACCGGCGCGGGCGCCATCGCCGCCCTGTCCACCGCGACCGCGACCTCGAAGTTCGGGATCGCCCTGCGCGACCCGGGCGCCCGGGAGTGGCTCGTACGGGCCTTCCTGGACCGCCCGTGGCTGACCCGGCTGCACGTCCACTCGGGCTCCCAGGGCGTTCCGCTGCCGCTGATGGCCCAGGGGGTGCGGGAGCTGCACGCCCTGGCCGAGGAGGTCAACGCGGCGGCCGGGCGCCGCCAGGTCGACACCCTCGACATCGGCGGCGGGCTGCCGGTGGACTTCGCGTCCGACGCGGCCGGCCCCGCGTACGCGGCGTACGCGGCCGCGCTGCGCGGGGCGGTCCCGGCCCTCTTCGACGGCTCGTACGGGCTGGTCACCGAGTTCGGCCGGTCCCTGCTGGCCCGGCACGGGCTGGTGCTCGCGCGGGTCGAGTACACCAAGACCACCGGGGGCCGCCCGATCGCCGTCACCCACGCCGGGGTCCAGGTGGCCACCCGTACGGTGTACGCCCCGGCGGTCTGGCCGGTACGCGTCCTGCCGTACGACGCGCGGGGCGCCCCGAAGACGGGCGAGGCGGTCGCGCAGGACGTCGCCGGCCCGGCCTGCTTCGCGGGCGACCTGCTCGCCACGGCCCGGGAGCTGCCGCGGCTGGAGCCGGGCGACCTGATCGGGGTCCCGGACACCGGGGCGTACTTCTTCACCGCCCCCTACGGCTACAACAGCCTCCCGCGCCCCGGCGTCCACGGCTGGGCCACCGGCCCCGACGGCGCCGTGCGCTTCGCCCTGGCCCGTCCGGCGCAGGACGAGGCGTCCCTGGTGGCCGAGGCGGGCGGGGCCCACCGGGACGCGCTGCTCTGA
- a CDS encoding cystathionine beta-synthase translates to MQFHDSMISLVGNTPLVKLNRVTEGLQATVLAKVEYFNPGGSVKDRIAVRMIEAAEQSGALRPGGTIVEPTSGNTGVGLAIVAQQKGYKCIFVCPDKVSLDKINVLRAYGADVVVCPTAVDPEHPDSYYNVSDRLVRETPGAWKPDQYSNPNNPRSHYETTGPELWEQTDGKITHFVAGVGTGGTISGTGGYLKEVSGGAVKVIGADPEGSVYSGGSGRPYLVEGVGEDFWPTAYDRNVTDEIIAVSDKDSFQMTRRLAKEEGLLVGGSCGMAVVAALRAAEGLGPDDVVVVLLPDSGRGYLSKIFSDEWMAGHGFLEEAGPSARIGEVLKDKEGGIPSLVHMHPEETVGEAIEVLREYGVSQMPIVKPGAGHPDVMAAEVIGSVVEKELLAALFAQRASLGDPLEKHMSAPLPQVGSGEPVSELMAVLGAADAAIVLVEGKPTGVVSRQDLLAFLAKGAK, encoded by the coding sequence GTGCAATTCCACGACTCGATGATCAGCCTCGTCGGCAACACCCCGCTGGTGAAGCTCAACCGTGTGACCGAAGGCCTGCAGGCCACCGTCCTTGCGAAGGTCGAATACTTCAACCCTGGTGGTTCGGTCAAGGACCGGATCGCCGTACGGATGATCGAGGCCGCCGAGCAGAGCGGTGCCCTCAGGCCCGGTGGCACCATCGTGGAGCCGACCAGCGGCAACACGGGTGTAGGACTCGCCATCGTGGCCCAGCAGAAGGGCTACAAGTGCATCTTCGTCTGCCCTGACAAGGTGTCCCTGGACAAGATCAACGTCCTGCGCGCCTACGGCGCCGACGTGGTGGTCTGCCCGACCGCCGTCGACCCGGAGCACCCGGACTCGTACTACAACGTCTCCGACCGCCTCGTGCGCGAGACGCCGGGCGCCTGGAAGCCGGACCAGTACAGCAACCCGAACAACCCCCGTTCGCACTACGAGACCACCGGTCCCGAGCTGTGGGAGCAGACGGACGGGAAGATCACCCATTTCGTCGCGGGCGTCGGCACCGGCGGCACGATCTCGGGCACCGGCGGCTACCTCAAGGAGGTGTCCGGCGGCGCGGTGAAGGTCATCGGCGCCGACCCCGAGGGCTCGGTCTACTCCGGCGGCTCCGGCCGCCCGTACCTCGTCGAGGGCGTCGGCGAGGACTTCTGGCCGACCGCCTACGACCGCAACGTCACCGACGAGATCATCGCGGTGTCCGACAAGGACTCCTTCCAGATGACCCGCCGCCTCGCCAAGGAGGAGGGCCTCCTCGTCGGCGGCTCGTGCGGCATGGCGGTCGTGGCCGCCCTGCGCGCCGCCGAGGGCCTGGGGCCGGACGACGTGGTCGTCGTCCTGCTGCCGGACAGCGGCCGCGGCTACCTCAGCAAGATCTTCAGCGACGAGTGGATGGCCGGGCACGGCTTCCTGGAGGAGGCGGGCCCCTCGGCCCGCATCGGCGAGGTGCTGAAGGACAAGGAGGGCGGCATCCCGTCCCTGGTCCACATGCACCCCGAGGAGACCGTCGGCGAGGCCATCGAGGTGCTGCGCGAGTACGGCGTCTCCCAGATGCCGATCGTCAAGCCGGGCGCCGGCCACCCCGACGTCATGGCCGCCGAGGTCATCGGCTCCGTCGTCGAGAAGGAGCTGCTGGCGGCGCTGTTCGCGCAGCGGGCCTCGCTCGGCGACCCGCTGGAGAAGCACATGAGCGCGCCGCTGCCGCAGGTCGGCTCGGGCGAGCCGGTCTCCGAGCTGATGGCCGTGCTCGGCGCGGCCGACGCGGCGATCGTGCTGGTCGAGGGCAAGCCGACGGGCGTCGTCAGCCGCCAGGACCTGCTCGCGTTCCTCGCCAAGGGCGCGAAGTAG
- a CDS encoding MurR/RpiR family transcriptional regulator — translation MSEGPAARLQKLFEGHRLTPTQRRIAHCMVRGAADVPFLSSVELAELAGVSQPSVTRFAVALGFDGYPALRRHLREVAPAERAGTARGDAYNEYQQAVQGEIDNLRQLAAALADPAPVQEAGRLLAASVPLPVLGLRAASSQARGFAYFAAKVHPDVRLLDEGGSMLEDRIDAALRHGATALLCFALPRHPREVVETLERSRRAGLTVVTVADSAFAPVARHSDLLIPAPVGTGLAFDTACAPMLLGRVLLEAMADALPDAQARLEDFDARAAARGLFVE, via the coding sequence ATGAGCGAGGGCCCGGCCGCACGGCTGCAGAAGCTGTTCGAGGGGCACCGGCTGACGCCGACCCAGCGGCGGATCGCCCACTGCATGGTGCGCGGGGCGGCCGACGTGCCGTTCCTGTCGAGCGTCGAGCTCGCCGAGCTGGCCGGGGTGAGCCAGCCGTCGGTGACCCGGTTCGCGGTGGCGCTGGGCTTCGACGGGTACCCGGCGCTGCGCCGGCACCTGCGCGAGGTGGCCCCGGCCGAACGGGCGGGCACCGCGCGGGGCGACGCGTACAACGAGTACCAGCAGGCCGTCCAGGGTGAGATCGACAACCTGCGGCAGCTGGCCGCGGCGCTCGCCGATCCGGCGCCGGTCCAGGAGGCGGGGCGGCTGCTCGCCGCCTCCGTCCCGCTGCCGGTGCTCGGGCTGCGGGCGGCGTCCTCGCAGGCGCGCGGGTTCGCGTACTTCGCGGCCAAGGTGCACCCGGACGTGCGCCTCCTCGACGAGGGCGGTTCGATGCTGGAGGACCGCATCGACGCCGCGCTCCGGCACGGGGCCACGGCGCTGCTCTGCTTCGCGCTGCCCCGCCATCCCCGCGAGGTCGTGGAGACCCTGGAGCGCTCCCGGCGGGCCGGGCTGACGGTGGTCACGGTCGCGGACTCCGCCTTCGCGCCGGTCGCCCGCCACTCGGACCTGCTGATCCCGGCGCCGGTCGGCACCGGGCTGGCCTTCGACACGGCCTGCGCGCCGATGCTGCTGGGCCGGGTGCTGCTGGAGGCCATGGCCGACGCGCTGCCGGACGCCCAGGCCCGGCTGGAGGACTTCGACGCGCGGGCGGCGGCGCGCGGCCTGTTCGTGGAGTAG
- a CDS encoding peptidase, translating into MSDRKRSTALALASALAGSAVLLAAPAARAAVVDVAYNCKTPIGDKSAVSPIDIKAVKEGGGYKLTMSFQKGVSSSPIELGKGAMSPSAVIVVGGAEKASVPVSGPPNAEAAPANAPIKIGDLSGTYTPKKSGKVTFTAGVLTIKAMGTTTTCTPGNGPAPALELDVTAAGGGAPAADPPSGGGATGDTLPQTGPLDSAVALGTLGGTVLLTGAAGTLWLTRRGQRARS; encoded by the coding sequence GTGTCCGACCGGAAACGCTCCACCGCGCTCGCGCTGGCCTCCGCGCTGGCCGGATCGGCGGTCCTGCTGGCCGCCCCCGCGGCCCGTGCCGCCGTCGTCGACGTGGCCTACAACTGCAAGACGCCGATCGGCGACAAGTCGGCGGTGTCGCCCATCGACATCAAGGCCGTCAAGGAGGGCGGCGGCTACAAGCTGACGATGTCCTTCCAGAAGGGCGTCTCGTCGAGCCCCATCGAACTGGGCAAGGGCGCGATGTCCCCCAGCGCGGTCATCGTCGTGGGCGGCGCCGAGAAGGCCTCCGTCCCGGTCTCCGGCCCGCCCAACGCCGAGGCCGCCCCCGCCAACGCCCCGATCAAGATCGGCGACCTGTCGGGCACCTACACGCCCAAGAAGAGCGGCAAGGTCACCTTCACCGCCGGCGTCCTCACCATCAAGGCGATGGGCACCACGACCACCTGCACCCCGGGCAACGGACCCGCCCCCGCCCTGGAGCTGGACGTCACCGCGGCCGGCGGCGGAGCCCCCGCCGCGGACCCGCCGTCCGGCGGCGGCGCCACCGGGGACACCCTGCCGCAGACCGGCCCCCTCGACTCGGCCGTCGCCCTCGGCACCCTCGGCGGCACCGTCCTGCTGACCGGCGCCGCCGGGACGCTCTGGCTGACCCGGCGCGGCCAGCGGGCCCGGTCCTGA
- the hutI gene encoding imidazolonepropionase, producing the protein MTTTVITHIGSLVTNDPALGDGSPLGLVRDAAVVLDGERVAWVGPAADAPAADTSYDAGGRAVVPGFVDSHSHLLFAGDRTAEFNARMSGRSYSAGGIRTTVAATRAAGDAELEANLVRHLAEARRQGTTTFETKSGYGLTTADEARALRIAAAHTEEVTYLGAHIVPPDYADDPAGYVDLVTGEMLAACAPYARWVDVFCEKGAFDGDQARAVLTAGAAAGLVPRVHANQLGHGPGVQLAVELEAASADHCTHLTDADVDALGQAAGTTVATLLPGAEFSTRAAWPDARRLLDAGATVALSTDCNPGSSYTSSMPFCIALAVRDMRMTPDEALWSATAGGARALRRSDIGVLAPGARADLALLDAPSHVHLAYRPGVPLVAEVWQRGVRAV; encoded by the coding sequence ATGACCACCACCGTCATCACCCACATCGGCAGCCTCGTCACCAACGACCCGGCCCTCGGCGACGGCTCCCCGCTCGGCCTGGTCCGCGACGCCGCGGTCGTCCTCGACGGCGAGCGCGTCGCCTGGGTCGGTCCCGCCGCCGACGCCCCGGCCGCCGACACCTCGTACGACGCGGGCGGCCGGGCCGTCGTCCCCGGCTTCGTCGACTCCCACTCCCACCTGCTGTTCGCGGGCGACCGCACCGCCGAGTTCAACGCCCGCATGTCCGGCCGCAGCTACTCGGCCGGCGGCATCCGCACCACCGTCGCCGCCACCCGCGCCGCCGGCGACGCGGAGCTGGAGGCCAACCTGGTGCGCCACCTGGCCGAGGCCCGCCGCCAGGGCACCACCACCTTCGAGACCAAGTCCGGCTACGGCCTGACCACCGCCGACGAGGCCCGCGCCCTGCGCATCGCCGCCGCGCACACGGAGGAGGTCACCTACCTCGGCGCGCACATCGTCCCCCCCGACTACGCCGACGACCCGGCCGGCTACGTCGACCTCGTCACCGGCGAGATGCTCGCCGCCTGCGCCCCGTACGCCCGCTGGGTGGACGTCTTCTGCGAGAAGGGCGCCTTCGACGGGGACCAGGCCCGCGCCGTCCTCACCGCGGGCGCGGCGGCCGGACTCGTCCCGCGCGTCCACGCCAACCAGCTCGGCCACGGCCCCGGCGTGCAGCTCGCCGTGGAGCTCGAAGCCGCCTCCGCCGACCACTGCACCCACCTCACCGACGCCGACGTGGACGCGCTGGGCCAGGCCGCGGGCACGACGGTCGCCACCCTGCTGCCCGGCGCCGAGTTCTCCACCCGCGCCGCGTGGCCCGACGCCCGCCGGCTGCTCGACGCCGGCGCGACCGTGGCCCTCTCGACGGACTGCAACCCCGGCTCCTCCTACACCAGCTCCATGCCGTTCTGCATCGCCCTCGCCGTCCGCGACATGCGGATGACCCCCGACGAGGCCCTGTGGTCGGCCACCGCGGGCGGCGCCCGCGCCCTGCGCCGCTCCGACATCGGGGTGCTCGCCCCCGGCGCCCGCGCCGACCTGGCCCTGCTCGACGCCCCCAGCCACGTGCACCTCGCCTACCGGCCGGGCGTCCCGCTCGTCGCGGAGGTCTGGCAGCGCGGGGTGCGCGCGGTCTGA
- a CDS encoding formimidoylglutamate deiminase → MTAHKTYWLEHAWLGTHVEPGVALDVTADGRIGALRTEVPAPPPGAEVLRGLTLPGLANAHSHAFHRALRSTVQVGSGTFWTWRDFMYKAAQNLTPDSYFALARAVYAEMALAGITNVGEFHYVHHAPGGAPYADPNAMGEALIEAAAAAGIRITLLDTAYLSAGFGQAPDPHQLRFSDGTADAWAERASVLRPRAHALIGAAIHSVRAVPADQLATVADWARERRAPLHVHLSEQTAENEACLAAHGRTPTRLLADHGVLGPDTTGVHNTHLTAEDITLLGASATGTCMCPTTERDLADGTGPAPRLQREGSPLSLGSDSHAVIDLFEEARALELNERLRSRTRGHWTANALLTAATEDGHAALGRTDAGRLEPGALADFTTIALDSVRTAGPPTRFGAETAVFAATAADVRHTVVGGRHVVRDGAHTLVPDVPSALSESIAALRA, encoded by the coding sequence GTGACCGCGCACAAGACGTACTGGCTGGAGCACGCCTGGCTCGGCACCCACGTCGAGCCGGGCGTCGCCCTGGACGTCACCGCCGACGGGCGGATCGGCGCGCTGCGCACCGAGGTGCCCGCGCCGCCGCCCGGCGCCGAGGTGCTGCGCGGCCTGACCCTCCCGGGCCTGGCCAACGCCCACTCGCACGCCTTCCACCGGGCCCTGCGCTCCACCGTCCAGGTGGGCTCCGGCACCTTCTGGACCTGGCGCGACTTCATGTACAAGGCCGCCCAGAACCTCACCCCCGACAGCTACTTCGCGCTCGCCCGCGCCGTGTACGCCGAGATGGCGCTGGCCGGCATCACGAACGTCGGCGAGTTCCACTACGTCCACCACGCCCCCGGCGGCGCCCCCTACGCCGACCCCAACGCCATGGGCGAGGCCCTGATCGAGGCCGCCGCCGCGGCCGGCATCCGCATCACCCTGCTCGACACGGCCTACCTCTCGGCGGGCTTCGGGCAGGCCCCCGACCCGCACCAGCTGCGCTTCTCCGACGGCACCGCCGACGCGTGGGCCGAGCGGGCGAGCGTCCTCAGGCCCCGCGCGCACGCCCTGATCGGCGCCGCGATCCACTCGGTGCGCGCCGTGCCCGCCGACCAGTTGGCCACCGTCGCCGACTGGGCGCGCGAGCGCCGGGCCCCGCTGCACGTCCACCTCTCGGAGCAGACCGCCGAGAACGAGGCCTGCCTGGCCGCCCACGGCCGCACCCCGACCCGGCTGCTCGCCGACCACGGCGTCCTGGGCCCGGACACCACCGGCGTCCACAACACGCACCTGACCGCCGAGGACATCACGCTGCTGGGCGCCTCCGCCACCGGCACCTGCATGTGCCCCACGACCGAACGCGACCTCGCGGACGGCACCGGCCCGGCCCCCCGCCTCCAGCGGGAGGGCAGCCCGCTGTCCCTCGGCAGCGACAGCCACGCCGTGATCGACCTCTTCGAAGAGGCCCGCGCACTGGAGCTCAACGAACGCCTGCGCAGCCGCACCCGGGGCCACTGGACGGCGAACGCCCTGCTCACCGCCGCCACCGAGGACGGCCACGCGGCCCTCGGCCGGACCGACGCGGGCCGGCTGGAGCCGGGCGCGCTCGCGGACTTCACCACGATCGCCCTCGACTCCGTCCGCACCGCCGGCCCGCCGACCCGCTTCGGCGCCGAGACGGCCGTCTTCGCCGCCACCGCGGCCGACGTGCGCCACACGGTCGTCGGCGGCCGCCACGTCGTGCGCGACGGCGCCCACACCCTGGTGCCGGACGTCCCGTCCGCCCTGTCCGAGTCCATCGCGGCCCTGCGCGCCTGA
- the hutU gene encoding urocanate hydratase produces the protein MSGPRPVRASRGTALSTLGWQQEAALRMLQNNLDPEVAEHPDKLVVYGGTGKAARDWRSYDAMVRTLRTLRQDETMLVQSGRPVGVMQTHEWAPRVLLANSNLVGDWANWEEFRRLEHLGLTMYGQMTAGSWIYIGTQGILQGTYETFAAVAAKKFGGTLAGTITLTAGLGGMGGAQPLAVTMNDGVAICIDVDPRAIERRIEHRYLDVRADSPRHALALATEARDARRPLSIGLLGNAAELLPQLLAEGAPIDIVTDQTSAHDPLAYLPVGVAFEDMADAAAKDPAGFTTRARESMARHVEAMVGFMDAGAEVFDYGNSIRGEARLAGYDRAFAFPGFVPAYIRPLFCEGKGPFRWAALSGEASDIHKTDRALLELFPENESLHRWIKMAGERVHFQGLPARICWLGYGERDKAGERFNDMVAGGELAAPLVIGRDHLDCGSVASPYRETEAMLDGSDAIADWPLLNAMVNVASGASWVSIHHGGGVGMGRSIHAGQVTVADGTPLAGEKIRRVLTNDPGMGVIRHVDAGYDIAETVADERDVRIPMREGDDA, from the coding sequence ATGTCAGGACCTCGCCCCGTACGGGCCTCGCGCGGTACCGCACTCAGCACCCTGGGATGGCAGCAGGAGGCCGCGCTGCGGATGCTCCAGAACAACCTCGACCCCGAGGTGGCCGAGCACCCCGACAAGCTCGTCGTCTACGGCGGCACCGGCAAGGCCGCCCGCGACTGGCGCTCGTACGACGCCATGGTCCGCACGCTGCGGACCCTCAGGCAGGACGAGACGATGCTCGTCCAGTCCGGCCGCCCGGTCGGCGTCATGCAGACCCACGAATGGGCGCCGCGCGTCCTGCTCGCCAACTCCAACCTCGTCGGCGACTGGGCCAACTGGGAGGAGTTCCGCCGCCTGGAGCACCTCGGCCTGACCATGTACGGGCAGATGACGGCCGGCTCGTGGATATACATCGGCACCCAGGGCATCCTCCAGGGCACCTACGAGACCTTCGCCGCCGTCGCCGCGAAGAAGTTCGGCGGCACCCTCGCGGGCACCATCACCCTCACCGCGGGCCTCGGCGGCATGGGCGGCGCCCAGCCGCTGGCCGTGACGATGAACGACGGCGTCGCCATCTGCATCGACGTCGACCCGCGCGCCATCGAGCGCCGCATCGAGCACCGCTACCTGGACGTGAGGGCCGACAGCCCGCGGCACGCGCTCGCACTGGCCACCGAGGCCCGAGACGCCCGCCGCCCGCTCTCCATCGGCCTGCTGGGCAACGCCGCCGAACTGCTGCCGCAGCTGCTGGCCGAGGGCGCCCCGATCGACATCGTGACCGACCAGACCTCCGCCCACGACCCGCTCGCCTACCTCCCCGTCGGCGTCGCCTTCGAGGACATGGCGGACGCGGCGGCCAAGGACCCGGCGGGCTTCACCACCCGCGCCCGCGAGTCCATGGCCCGGCACGTCGAGGCCATGGTCGGCTTCATGGACGCCGGCGCCGAGGTCTTCGACTACGGCAACTCCATCCGCGGCGAGGCCCGGCTCGCCGGCTACGACCGCGCCTTCGCCTTCCCCGGCTTCGTCCCCGCCTACATCCGGCCGCTGTTCTGCGAGGGCAAGGGCCCCTTCCGCTGGGCCGCCCTCTCCGGCGAGGCGTCCGACATCCACAAGACCGACCGGGCGCTGCTGGAGCTCTTCCCCGAGAACGAGTCCCTGCACCGCTGGATCAAGATGGCCGGCGAGCGCGTCCACTTCCAGGGCCTGCCCGCCCGCATCTGCTGGCTCGGCTACGGCGAGCGCGACAAGGCCGGCGAGCGCTTCAACGACATGGTCGCCGGCGGCGAACTGGCCGCCCCGCTGGTCATCGGCCGCGACCACCTCGACTGCGGCTCGGTCGCCTCCCCGTACCGCGAGACCGAGGCCATGCTCGACGGCTCCGACGCCATCGCCGACTGGCCGCTCCTCAACGCCATGGTCAACGTGGCCTCCGGCGCCTCCTGGGTCTCCATCCACCACGGCGGCGGCGTCGGCATGGGCCGCTCCATCCACGCGGGCCAGGTCACCGTCGCCGACGGCACCCCGCTCGCCGGCGAGAAGATCCGCCGCGTGCTGACCAACGACCCCGGCATGGGCGTCATCCGCCACGTCGACGCCGGCTACGACATCGCCGAGACGGTCGCCGACGAGCGCGACGTCCGCATCCCGATGCGCGAGGGCGACGACGCGTGA
- a CDS encoding allantoate amidohydrolase, whose translation MWAELAPIGRHPGSGGYRRHAWTRADADCRTWFREQAEARGLTYETDRNGNQWAWLGDPLAGDAVVTGSHLDSVPDGGAFDGPLGVVSSFAALDELRRRGAEFSRPLAVTNFGDEEGARFGLACVGSRLSAGQLTKEKAYELRDADGTTLPRAMEAAGHDPDAIGADPERLARIGAFVELHVEQGRALDLSGDRVGIASAIWPHGRWRFDFRGEANHAGTTRLVDRRDPMLTYAATVLAARTEAALAGAVATFGKVSVEPNGVNAIPSLVRGWLDARAADQATLDTVVTAVEKAARERADRDGTDLDTVRESFTPVVEFEHALRDELDRILGGSVPVLGTGAGHDAGILSAAVPTAMLFVRNPTGVSHSPREFAAEDDCVAGVLALADVLEGLACR comes from the coding sequence ATGTGGGCCGAGCTCGCCCCGATCGGCCGCCACCCCGGCTCCGGCGGCTACCGCCGCCACGCCTGGACCCGCGCCGACGCCGACTGCCGGACCTGGTTCCGGGAGCAGGCCGAGGCGCGCGGCCTGACGTACGAGACCGACCGCAACGGCAACCAGTGGGCCTGGCTCGGCGACCCGCTCGCGGGCGACGCCGTCGTCACCGGCTCGCACCTGGACTCCGTCCCCGACGGCGGGGCCTTCGACGGCCCCCTCGGGGTGGTGTCCTCCTTCGCGGCCCTGGACGAACTGCGCCGGAGGGGAGCGGAGTTCTCCAGGCCGCTGGCCGTCACCAACTTCGGCGACGAGGAAGGGGCCCGCTTCGGCCTCGCCTGCGTCGGCTCCCGGCTCAGCGCCGGACAGCTGACCAAGGAGAAGGCGTACGAGCTCCGCGACGCGGACGGCACCACCCTGCCCCGCGCCATGGAGGCCGCCGGCCACGACCCCGACGCCATCGGGGCCGACCCCGAACGGCTCGCCCGCATCGGCGCCTTCGTCGAACTCCACGTCGAGCAGGGCCGCGCCCTGGACCTCTCCGGCGACCGCGTCGGCATCGCCTCCGCGATCTGGCCGCACGGCCGCTGGCGCTTCGACTTCCGCGGCGAGGCCAACCACGCCGGCACCACCCGCCTCGTGGACCGCCGCGACCCGATGCTGACGTACGCGGCGACCGTGCTGGCCGCCCGTACGGAGGCGGCCCTCGCCGGGGCCGTCGCCACCTTCGGGAAGGTCTCCGTCGAACCCAACGGGGTCAACGCCATCCCCTCGCTGGTCCGCGGCTGGCTCGACGCGCGCGCCGCCGACCAGGCCACCCTGGACACCGTCGTCACCGCCGTCGAGAAGGCCGCCCGCGAGCGCGCCGACCGGGACGGCACCGACCTCGACACCGTCCGCGAGTCCTTCACCCCGGTCGTCGAGTTCGAACACGCCCTGCGCGACGAACTCGACCGCATCCTGGGCGGATCCGTCCCCGTCCTAGGCACGGGCGCGGGACACGACGCCGGCATCCTCTCCGCGGCCGTCCCGACCGCGATGCTGTTCGTACGGAACCCGACCGGCGTCTCCCACTCCCCGCGGGAGTTCGCCGCCGAGGACGACTGCGTGGCGGGCGTCCTGGCCCTCGCCGACGTACTGGAAGGACTCGCGTGCAGGTGA
- a CDS encoding SGNH/GDSL hydrolase family protein, which produces MSRARTARRIAAGAAYGGGGLGLVGVAAVGLVLAEVQFAKRTVGTGLPDPPRADGLYGSEFDGPERAAGPLRLGMLGDSTAAGLGVRRARQTPAALLASGLAAVAERPVELRNVALSGAMSDDLDRQVGLLLDPADGRQSPPPDVCVIMIGANDVTRRMPPTQSVRCLTSAVRRLRLAGAEVVVGTCPDLGTIEPVYQPLRWVARRVSRQLAAAQTIGVVALGARTVSMGDLLGPEFAANPREMFGPDSYHPSAEGYATAAMAVLPTLCASLGVWPESDRLDVSRDEDMLPVAQAASAAAGEAGTEVTAARGPWALLKHRRRRRVPGEDLAASPPPAGTPDRHSLPGPA; this is translated from the coding sequence GTGTCCAGGGCGAGAACGGCCCGCCGCATCGCGGCGGGCGCGGCGTACGGCGGAGGCGGCCTCGGACTGGTCGGGGTCGCAGCGGTGGGCCTGGTGCTGGCCGAGGTGCAGTTCGCGAAGCGGACGGTGGGGACCGGGCTGCCGGACCCGCCGCGCGCGGACGGGCTGTACGGGAGCGAGTTCGACGGGCCGGAACGGGCCGCGGGCCCGCTGCGCCTGGGCATGCTGGGCGACTCCACGGCCGCCGGACTGGGCGTGCGGCGGGCCCGGCAGACCCCGGCGGCGCTGCTGGCGTCCGGGCTGGCGGCGGTGGCGGAACGGCCGGTGGAGCTGCGCAACGTCGCCCTGTCGGGGGCCATGTCGGACGACCTGGACCGGCAGGTCGGCCTGCTGCTCGACCCGGCGGACGGGCGGCAGTCGCCGCCCCCCGACGTCTGCGTGATCATGATCGGCGCGAACGACGTGACGCGGCGGATGCCGCCGACCCAGTCGGTGCGCTGCCTGACCTCGGCGGTGCGGCGGCTGCGGCTCGCGGGGGCCGAGGTGGTCGTGGGCACCTGCCCGGACCTGGGCACGATCGAGCCGGTGTACCAGCCGCTGCGCTGGGTGGCCCGGCGGGTCTCGCGCCAGCTGGCCGCCGCCCAGACCATAGGGGTGGTCGCGCTCGGCGCCCGTACGGTCTCCATGGGGGACCTGCTGGGCCCGGAGTTCGCCGCGAACCCGCGCGAGATGTTCGGCCCGGACTCCTACCACCCGTCCGCGGAGGGGTACGCGACCGCCGCGATGGCCGTGCTGCCCACGCTGTGCGCGTCGCTCGGGGTGTGGCCCGAGTCGGACCGGCTGGACGTGTCCCGGGACGAGGACATGCTGCCGGTGGCGCAGGCCGCGTCGGCGGCCGCCGGGGAGGCGGGCACCGAGGTCACGGCAGCACGCGGCCCCTGGGCCCTGCTCAAGCACCGCCGGCGCCGCCGGGTCCCGGGCGAGGACCTCGCGGCCTCCCCGCCCCCGGCGGGCACCCCCGACCGGCACTCCCTGCCGGGCCCGGCCTGA